The Cellulophaga lytica DSM 7489 nucleotide sequence GTCCAAATCCAGAAAACGATTGGGAAAGTTTAGTTGTTTGCAACCCAGGAGTTTGGTATGAAAACGGTACATTTTTTATGCTGTACAGAGCCGCTGGTAATGATAAAGAGCATCAAATACGTTTTGGTTTAGCCACAAGTACAGATGGTGTAAACTTTACTCGTACCTCTAACCAACCTGTTTTTAGTCCAAGTACAGATGGGCCAGATATGGGCGCTGTAGAAGATCCTAGAATTGTAAAATTTGGAGATGAGTTTTATGTAACATATGCTTACAGACCTCATCCTCCAGGACAGTATTGGAATTTTGATCATGATCAAATTTTATTACCAGATTGTGATGCTGATGCTCCGTTGGTTTTAAAAAACAACATTGCAAACTCGGGCTTACTTTTAACCAAAGATTTTAAAAATTACAGACGCTTAGGAAGAATTACACAAAGTAATTTAGACGATAGAGATGTTATTATTTTTCCAGAAAAAATAAACGGGAAATATGCAATGTTACACAGACCAAAAGAATGGATTGGTGAAGAGTATGGCTGTGATAAACCTTCTATATGGATTCGTTTTTCTAACGATTTAATGGTTTGGGAAGAGCCAAGTACATTGCTACTTGCAGGTATTAATAATAGCTGGGAAGAAAAAATTGGCGGTAGCACACCTCCTTTAAAAACTAAAGATGGCTGGTTAATTATATATCATGGTGTAGAAAATGGCGGCTTAGGTTATTACCGTGTTGGTGCGGCTCTTTTAGATTTAGAAGACCCTACAATTGTAAAATCTAGACTAACCAATTGGATCATGGAGCCAGAGCACGATTATGAAATTGATGGCTTTTACAAAGGTTGTGTTTTTCCAACAGGAAATATGATTATTGATGATACTTTATACGTATATTATGGTGCTGCAGACAGGTATGTTGGTCTTGCAACATGTAATATTGATGAATTATTAAATGAACTTAAAAATGCTTAAAAAGCAAGTATTTAATTACCTATTACTTCTCCTTTTTTTGCCGTTAGCATTTTGCCAAACGGTAAAAAAGGAAGAGTTAGTTACAATTGATGCCAATACTATTATCTCTTCGGAATTTATTGGCAATGGAGTAGAGTGGTCTGCGTATCCACACGCAGATGCAGATGACGCAGAATGGGGCTTATTAATGACCAATAAAAAATGGGAAACTGTTTTTAAAAGGTTAAATTATATGAAACCCAAAATAGTACGTGTACTAGACCAAGCAAATTGGAGGTACCTAGAGGGTATAGACAAAGATGGCAACCCAATTCTTAATTTTGAAAACCAAGAAATGCACGCTTTATACAAGCTGCTAGACTACTGCCAAAAAAATGACATTAAAGTTATACTTGGAGAATGGGGACAACCGTACAAGGTGCATGACACACATTTAAAAATGCAAAATACCTTTACTGGTGCTACAGACCCTAAATGGTTAAATAGCATTGCAGAGCACCTAAACTACCTTGTAAATACTAAAGGATACAGCTGTATTAAGTATTACAACTTAGTAAATGAGCCAAACGGCTATTGGTCTTCTATAGATGGTAATTGGGACGAGTGGAAACTTGGTGTTAAAAAATTAGATAGTGCATTAGTGTCTAAAAAACTGAAAACACCTGTACACGTTATAGGACCAGATGCTACACCTTTTAATAATGACAAATCTAAATATACAGGAACAGAATGGGCAAAGGAGTCTGTTTTACAATTAAGCAATGTTTTAGCTGCTTATGATGTACATGATTACCCTACAAAAGAGTTTGTACGTTCTGGTGAGTTTGAAAAAAAATACTCTGCAATGATTTCTTTTGCTGATAGCGTTGCAAAAAAACCTTTTATTTTAGGCGAAATTGGGTTTGAAAAATATGTAGATGAAAACATAAAAAGGTATGAGGCAGACCCGTTTGCTAGCCCAGATAGTCAATTATCTGTTTATGATTATGACTATGGTGTAGATATGGCAGATGTGCTAATACAATCTATGAATAGCGGTTTTGATGCCGTTATTGCTTGGGGGTTAGATGATGCTATGCATACCAACGGTGACACCGGAGATAAAAATCAGCTTAAAAAATGGGGAATGTGGAATATTCTTGGCAAAGAACTAACTGGTGATGCTAAAGAAGAAGATATTAGACCTTGGTTTTATACGTGGTCTATTATAACCAGATACTTTACAGAAGATATGAAAATTGTAAAAACTACTGGTTTAAAGCTAAACAAAGTACGTATGGTATCTGGCTGGTCTACAAACAACCACGTTACGTTTTCTATTGTAAATAATAGTAGTAAAAACGCAACTTTTACACTAGACACCAAAAATTTACAAAATAAAAACTTTAAAAAGTTTATATACAGTGAAAAAAACAGACCTGTAGACGGCAATAACTTTCCTAAAGCAGTACAAACTAATTTAAGTTTTACATCAGACTCAAAGCAAATAACTATTCCTGCAAAAAGCGTATTACTTTACACAACCTACAATTATTAAATTATGAGTAACTTAAGTTATATAGACCTTACTGTACTAGTACTGTACATTGTTTTTATAGTATGGTGGGCCTTAAAAAATGGAAAAAGTAAAGATTCTGACGCCTATTTTTTAGCTGGCAGAAACCTAACTTGGCCAATGGTTGGGTTATCTTTATTTGCCGCAAGTGTATCTAGTTCTACATTAATGGGGCATTCTGGAGAAGGCTTTATTAGCGGTATTGCTGTGTTTAATTACAACTGGATATCGGTTTTAATAATGGTATTTTTTGCCATGTTCTTTTTGCCTTTCTACATAAAATCTGGAATTTTTACAATGCCGGAATTTTTAGAACGCAGGTTTGATGGTAAGTCTAGATCTTACTTTTCTTTTATTACAATTATTGGTAACGTTTTTTTAGATGCCTCTGCTACCCTATACACAGGCGCCTTAATTATAAAAATGATTTTTCCGGAAGTAGAAATTTTCTGGATTATTATAGGTATGGCAGCTGTTGCAGGTAGTTATACCATTATTGGTGGTTTGTCTTCTGCAATTAATGCAGATATGATACAAGCTGCTGTGTTAATTATTGGTTCTTCAATTTTATCATTCTACGCTATTAGTAGTATTGGTGGTTGGGAATCTTTTATAGATAAATTTAACGATGGTGTTTGGTTAAAATTAACCAGACCGTTAGATGACCCTACTGTACCTTGGTTAGGAATGTGGATTGGTATTCCTATTCTTGGGTTTTACTTTTGGGCTAACAACCAAGTTATGGTACAACGTGTATTATCTGCAAAATCTATAGACCATGGAAGAAAAGGTGTTTTACTAGTAGGTTTTTTATACCTATTTACATTATTTATTTTTATTGTTCCCGGATTAATTGCACGTGGTATAAACCTTTTTGGAGTAGAAAATTTGCCGCATGAATTAATAAGCGGAATTGATTTAAAAGAAAAATACGGTATAAATACAGACCAAGTATATCCAAGGCTTATTGTTAAGTTATTACCTGTTGGCCTTATTGGTATTATTTTATCTGCAATGATATCTGCTTTAACATCTACCTTAAGTGCCACATTAAGCTCTGTATCTACTTTATTTACTATGGATTTTTATAGTAAAATAGATAAAAATGCCAGTAGCGCTAAAAAGGTAAAAGTTGGTAAAATTACAGCTGTTGTAACATTAGTAATTGCTGTTATTTGGGCTCCTTATATTCAGACTTTTGATTCGCTTATAGCCTATTACCAAGAAATAGTTTCTTATTTGGCACCACCAATTGTAGGTACATTTTTTATAGGTTTATTTTGGAAAAGAGCCAATGCTAAGGGCGCTTTTAGCGGCTTAATGGCAGGTTTAGCTGTTGCTGCCTTAATTATGACATTAAAGTATGTGCTAAACGTAGAAATAAATATTCACTTTTTACTATTAGCTCCTGTTCTGCTAATTATAAGCTTGGTAGTATCTATAATTGTGAGTTTAGCTACTGCACCACCACCAGCAGATAAGGTTGCAGAAAACACTTGGACCAAACAAATTTGGATAGATGAAACTAAAGAACTTAAAGGTATTGTTTGGTATAAAAACTTTAGAGTACAAGCTATTTTGTTAGTTATAGCTTGCTTTGTTATGTATGGCTTATTTTATTAAAAAAGTCTAAGTTTAGTTAATTAAAAATCCCACATCATTACAATGTGGGATTTTTTTAGTTAGAAGAGAACCTTAACCTAAACTTCATAACTTTTATTTCCGTAGTGCATTTTAATCTGCGCTAACTGACCAACAATTTTAATAGAATCTTTCATAGATAATTTAGAGCCATCTGCGTGTATCCACCTTTTTAATGGTTGCTCGCAAATTAACT carries:
- a CDS encoding sodium:solute symporter, which codes for MSNLSYIDLTVLVLYIVFIVWWALKNGKSKDSDAYFLAGRNLTWPMVGLSLFAASVSSSTLMGHSGEGFISGIAVFNYNWISVLIMVFFAMFFLPFYIKSGIFTMPEFLERRFDGKSRSYFSFITIIGNVFLDASATLYTGALIIKMIFPEVEIFWIIIGMAAVAGSYTIIGGLSSAINADMIQAAVLIIGSSILSFYAISSIGGWESFIDKFNDGVWLKLTRPLDDPTVPWLGMWIGIPILGFYFWANNQVMVQRVLSAKSIDHGRKGVLLVGFLYLFTLFIFIVPGLIARGINLFGVENLPHELISGIDLKEKYGINTDQVYPRLIVKLLPVGLIGIILSAMISALTSTLSATLSSVSTLFTMDFYSKIDKNASSAKKVKVGKITAVVTLVIAVIWAPYIQTFDSLIAYYQEIVSYLAPPIVGTFFIGLFWKRANAKGAFSGLMAGLAVAALIMTLKYVLNVEINIHFLLLAPVLLIISLVVSIIVSLATAPPPADKVAENTWTKQIWIDETKELKGIVWYKNFRVQAILLVIACFVMYGLFY
- a CDS encoding glycoside hydrolase family 130 protein; this encodes MNTVEQKKTGLLRLKKHQNNPVLSPNPENDWESLVVCNPGVWYENGTFFMLYRAAGNDKEHQIRFGLATSTDGVNFTRTSNQPVFSPSTDGPDMGAVEDPRIVKFGDEFYVTYAYRPHPPGQYWNFDHDQILLPDCDADAPLVLKNNIANSGLLLTKDFKNYRRLGRITQSNLDDRDVIIFPEKINGKYAMLHRPKEWIGEEYGCDKPSIWIRFSNDLMVWEEPSTLLLAGINNSWEEKIGGSTPPLKTKDGWLIIYHGVENGGLGYYRVGAALLDLEDPTIVKSRLTNWIMEPEHDYEIDGFYKGCVFPTGNMIIDDTLYVYYGAADRYVGLATCNIDELLNELKNA